The Palaemon carinicauda isolate YSFRI2023 chromosome 37, ASM3689809v2, whole genome shotgun sequence genome contains a region encoding:
- the LOC137629489 gene encoding uncharacterized protein: MGGQPQPSAKENRATASAKRKSESEDQNMIVLNEEIMTLYELLERQGISGSEWETITQPLIDAVSKAQLREKIKWLLRLLGLTIGFVLAIYLLFQIGWVQKMSSVMFRHFLLLILPKWDWTKIYYSDCFITNPYYVSRSLLEDDCNVCESLERLERLSNVSSRVVSEDYLKNDIPFIVVDAMDDWPVMNTEQFWFDNVTEMYLSDELRSIYPCELTTNLRIRPDDLRTFLKKIHNPDVRRWYGHWENCNKKAAKALRQLYRRPYFIPHMVDLSDSNWVMISSDFKGKVYKEIDFQTELLWVAQVRGWSHIRLVPREPCDHYCPELLESLTEGHMVVVTNLLWKFEYIPGEHTDNLAVAVGGFWT, translated from the exons ATGGGAGGCCAGCCTCAACCATCTGCTAAGGAGAATCGAGCTACTGCGAGTGCTAAAAGGAAAAGCGAAAGTGAAGATCAGAATATGATTGTCCTCAATGAAGAAATAATGACATTATACGAGTTGCTTGAACGGCAGGGG attagtGGCAGTGAATGGGAGACTATAACCCAGCCTTTGATCGACGCTGTGTCCAAAGCTCAGTTGCGAGAGAAAATCAAATGGCTGCTTCGACTTCTGGGACTCACGATTGGATTCGTCCTTGCCATCTACTTGCTCTTCCAG ATTGGCTGGGTGCAAAAGATGTCGAGCGTTATGTTCCGTCACTTCCTGTTACTG ATTCTTCCCAAGTGGGATTGGACGAAGATATACTATTCGGACTGTTTCATAACCAACCCGTACTATGTTTCGAGGTCGCTGCTTGAAGATGATTGCAAT GTTTGTGAGAGTTTGGAACGTCTAGAACGGCTCTCCAACGTGTCTTCTAGAGTTGTGTCTGAAGATTATCTGAAAAATGACATTCCCTTCATAGTTGTGGATGCAATGGATGACTGGCCGGTTATGAACACCGAACAGTTCTGGTTTGACAATGTCACTGAG ATGTACCTGAGTGATGAACTTCGTTCTATTTATCCTTGTGAGCTGACGACCAATCTGCGTATACGCCCTGATGACCTACGCACTTTCCTGAAGAAGATCCACAACCCAGATGTTCGTCGGTGGTATGGCCATTG GGAGAACTGCAACAAAAAGGCGGCCAAAGCTCTGAGGCAGCTCTACAGGAGGCCCTACTTCATCCCTCACATGGTGGATCTGTCAGACTCCAACTGGGTCATGATCTCTTCGGATTTCAAGGGAAAAGTTTACAAAGAG ATCGACTTCCAGACAGAGCTTCTGTGGGTGGCTCAAGTGCGGGGATGGAGTCACATTCGCCTAGTGCCcagagaaccttgtgaccattacTGTCCTGAATTACTAGAATCTCTCACTGAAGGCCACATGG TTGTCGTTACCAATTTGCTGTGGAAGTTCGAATACATCCCGGGCGAACACACGGACAACCTAGCCGTGGCGGTTGGAGGCTTCTGGACCTAA